In the genome of Saprospira sp. CCB-QB6, one region contains:
- a CDS encoding mechanosensitive ion channel family protein, with amino-acid sequence MKILLQLVGWLVFIGLWFLVETEWLNLVRAPFLRYLNSFAGFYFFFMGFSSLMQFLQYVYRRRKKLGAEQKDNIIAGSHNIYYLVMLLVLFMTVLSLFGINLSSLLTSISIFAAALAILSKDYISNIISGMMIAFSNEVDLGDVVKIGQQKGKVMSLSLSKLVILNDDDDLIYIPNNTVFLSEIVNYTKRDIKKTSIEFEMDLQYVRRIPNLEQDLIMAIENYHEWIQEDSFILKVEELKKDAVIFKFQYILQEPNRKLEQDIRRLMIRHIVHIVKEHQNNVIP; translated from the coding sequence ATGAAAATTTTATTACAACTAGTTGGTTGGTTGGTCTTTATTGGCCTTTGGTTTTTGGTAGAAACGGAATGGCTAAATTTGGTCAGAGCGCCTTTTTTGCGCTACCTCAATAGCTTTGCGGGTTTCTACTTCTTCTTTATGGGTTTTAGTAGCCTGATGCAATTTTTGCAATATGTTTATCGGCGGCGGAAGAAGCTTGGGGCCGAGCAAAAGGACAACATCATTGCGGGCAGTCACAACATTTATTATTTGGTGATGCTTTTGGTCCTATTCATGACCGTTTTGAGTCTGTTTGGGATCAATTTGAGTAGTTTATTGACCTCCATCAGTATTTTTGCGGCGGCCTTGGCCATTTTGAGCAAAGACTATATCTCGAATATTATTAGTGGGATGATGATTGCCTTTTCTAATGAGGTAGACCTTGGCGATGTAGTTAAAATTGGGCAACAAAAGGGCAAAGTGATGAGCCTTAGTTTGTCTAAACTGGTCATTTTGAATGATGATGACGACCTCATTTATATTCCGAATAATACCGTTTTTCTGAGTGAGATCGTCAACTACACCAAGCGAGACATTAAGAAAACCAGCATCGAGTTTGAGATGGATTTGCAGTATGTTCGGCGGATACCAAACCTAGAGCAGGACCTCATTATGGCCATTGAGAACTATCATGAATGGATACAAGAAGACAGCTTCATCCTGAAAGTGGAAGAGCTAAAGAAAGATGCTGTTATTTTTAAATTTCAGTACATTTTGCAGGAACCCAATCGCAAGCTAGAGCAAGATATTCGCCGTTTGATGATTCGTCATATTGTACACATTGTTAAGGAGCATCAAAACAATGTAATTCCGTAG
- a CDS encoding HTTM domain-containing protein, which produces MKKVQHYLGQATAIHSLVLLRILFGGIGAYGFISSWLKGEASGRFQQLTYRFSWSGYSLPSLGDAAIPYIYLFGLLGAIGISLGAYYRVSVLLFACCFGYLHRLDASNFINHYYLIELLALFFFFAPAHRNSSWDAYRRPKIRLEQHPFFWLFWLRLQIVLVYFFAGWAKLSPDWWAGRPLRIWLLQAQDTPLIGQLLALPETALLGGQLAACYDLTIFIWLSWSRTRPLAYLAVLIFHGLTGYLFNIGLFPPLMIGMTLAFFPPKSWEKLPLPYFKGGKTTYKSWFTPILLLYFAWQFLLPLRHHFFGAKDIIWSQRYYRYGWRVMLVEHQGQVRFELADQKGKRWEVSASKYLKPYQIKRMSVQPEAIREFAVFLAQKEASADQELAVYVDAFVSLNARPSQRIIDPKVNLAQAAPFGPWLLPLAN; this is translated from the coding sequence ATGAAAAAGGTCCAACACTATTTAGGACAAGCAACGGCTATCCATTCTTTAGTCCTTCTACGCATTCTTTTTGGCGGCATTGGCGCTTATGGCTTCATTAGCTCTTGGCTGAAAGGAGAAGCTAGCGGACGCTTTCAGCAGCTTACTTATCGCTTTAGTTGGTCGGGCTATAGTTTGCCCTCTTTGGGCGATGCGGCCATTCCCTATATCTATTTGTTCGGCCTTTTGGGGGCTATTGGAATTAGCTTAGGGGCTTATTATCGGGTTTCGGTGCTTTTGTTTGCTTGTTGCTTTGGTTATTTGCATCGTTTAGATGCCAGCAATTTTATCAATCATTACTACTTGATTGAGTTATTGGCCTTATTTTTCTTTTTTGCGCCTGCGCATCGCAACAGCAGTTGGGATGCTTATCGTCGGCCCAAAATACGGCTAGAGCAGCATCCTTTCTTTTGGCTTTTTTGGTTGCGCTTACAAATAGTCTTAGTTTATTTTTTTGCGGGTTGGGCCAAATTAAGTCCCGATTGGTGGGCGGGCCGTCCCTTGCGCATTTGGCTGCTACAGGCCCAAGATACACCCTTAATTGGGCAGCTTTTGGCCTTGCCTGAAACGGCCCTTTTGGGGGGGCAATTGGCTGCCTGCTACGATTTAACGATCTTTATTTGGTTGAGCTGGTCTAGAACAAGGCCTTTGGCCTATTTGGCCGTTCTTATTTTTCATGGACTCACGGGCTATCTCTTCAATATTGGTCTTTTTCCACCGCTGATGATTGGAATGACGCTGGCTTTTTTTCCGCCAAAAAGTTGGGAAAAACTGCCGCTTCCTTATTTTAAGGGAGGAAAAACGACTTATAAAAGCTGGTTTACGCCCATTTTGCTACTTTATTTTGCTTGGCAGTTCCTTTTGCCTCTACGCCATCATTTCTTTGGGGCCAAAGACATTATTTGGTCGCAGCGTTATTATCGTTATGGTTGGCGTGTAATGCTTGTAGAGCATCAGGGGCAAGTGCGTTTTGAGTTGGCGGACCAAAAGGGAAAGCGTTGGGAGGTTTCGGCTAGCAAATACCTCAAGCCCTATCAGATAAAGCGGATGAGTGTGCAGCCCGAGGCGATTCGGGAGTTTGCCGTTTTTTTGGCCCAAAAAGAAGCCTCAGCCGATCAGGAGCTGGCCGTTTATGTGGATGCTTTTGTCAGTTTGAATGCTCGACCGAGTCAAAGAATTATTGACCCCAAAGTTAATTTGGCCCAAGCGGCTCCATTTGGTCCGTGGTTGCTCCCTTTAGCGAACTAA
- a CDS encoding DUF6438 domain-containing protein, which yields MKAHYPILFLSLFLLLACQHRKEERAWQERLRQADERAAARRIKKEAIAAKPLADSILQMEAYRRSREGRIKIEKETGLGSQFGKGLLPSSLKNNQPLISFMTGPCYGKCPQYRLYFWANGDVLYEGQAFAKPMGKRECKIDPKQLTALLTQWEEQFATWERQYPAAENPLEGFPFKAISLKLTDGQKIILDYHDAPKGLIKLEKSIDSLAKLSFDFPLETIF from the coding sequence ATGAAAGCGCATTATCCAATCCTATTCTTATCTCTTTTTTTATTGTTGGCCTGTCAGCATCGCAAAGAAGAGCGGGCCTGGCAAGAACGGTTACGCCAAGCCGATGAGCGGGCAGCGGCGAGAAGGATAAAAAAGGAGGCTATAGCCGCAAAACCATTGGCGGATTCTATCCTACAAATGGAGGCTTACCGTCGATCTCGAGAGGGTAGAATAAAGATAGAGAAAGAAACAGGCTTGGGGAGCCAATTTGGCAAGGGCCTATTGCCTAGCAGCCTAAAAAACAATCAGCCGCTTATTAGTTTTATGACGGGCCCTTGCTATGGAAAATGTCCGCAGTATCGTTTGTATTTTTGGGCCAATGGAGATGTATTGTACGAAGGACAGGCATTTGCCAAGCCTATGGGGAAACGAGAGTGTAAAATAGATCCCAAACAACTAACTGCTCTATTGACGCAATGGGAAGAGCAATTTGCAACTTGGGAGCGCCAATACCCAGCAGCCGAAAATCCTCTAGAGGGCTTCCCATTTAAGGCCATTTCTTTAAAATTGACTGATGGACAAAAAATAATTTTAGATTATCATGATGCCCCTAAAGGCTTGATTAAGTTAGAGAAAAGCATTGATTCCTTGGCTAAGCTAAGCTTTGATTTTCCTTTGGAAACTATTTTTTAG
- a CDS encoding M15 family metallopeptidase, translating to MDKFSPLLLCFLLLLACQEPAVQKVEVVQKEETNHAVSMAPAADTAFLLQQKAQLQQAQRDSLLALADSAWVDLKVLIPQADYEIRYATTNNFMELQIYDCPGCYTRLAVAKALMQVQGKLDSMGLKLKFFDCYRPSAAQWALWNKTPDPRYVHPPKQGSMHSRGNALDLSLVDSLGQEMDMGTPFDYFGKEAYWSYTKHSEEVNKNRKLLREQMQAAGFSTIRTEWWHFVYRAKRFPLSNWQWACPSDSLEQKG from the coding sequence ATGGATAAGTTTAGCCCTTTACTTCTTTGCTTTTTGTTGTTATTGGCCTGTCAAGAGCCGGCTGTGCAAAAAGTGGAAGTTGTTCAAAAAGAAGAAACAAATCATGCTGTATCTATGGCTCCGGCCGCAGATACAGCATTTTTGTTGCAACAAAAAGCCCAGCTTCAGCAGGCCCAGAGAGATTCTCTTTTGGCCTTGGCCGATAGTGCTTGGGTGGATTTAAAAGTTTTAATTCCCCAGGCCGATTATGAAATTCGCTATGCGACGACCAACAACTTTATGGAGCTGCAGATTTATGATTGTCCTGGCTGTTATACGCGTTTGGCGGTTGCTAAGGCCTTGATGCAAGTTCAGGGCAAGTTGGATAGTATGGGATTAAAGTTAAAATTCTTTGATTGTTATCGGCCTTCTGCGGCCCAATGGGCCTTATGGAATAAGACGCCTGATCCACGTTATGTACATCCGCCCAAGCAAGGTTCTATGCACAGCCGAGGCAATGCTTTAGATTTGAGTTTGGTGGATAGTTTGGGCCAAGAAATGGACATGGGCACTCCCTTTGATTATTTTGGGAAAGAAGCCTATTGGTCCTATACCAAGCATTCGGAAGAAGTGAATAAAAACCGTAAATTGTTGCGAGAACAGATGCAAGCAGCTGGTTTTTCGACTATTCGGACCGAATGGTGGCATTTTGTATATAGAGCCAAACGCTTCCCTTTATCTAATTGGCAATGGGCCTGTCCCTCTGATAGTTTGGAGCAAAAGGGCTAA
- the smpB gene encoding SsrA-binding protein SmpB, producing MEFKNKIEIVNRKARHLYEFVYTLEVGIVLQGTEIKSIRQGKVNMGDAFCRVVAGELLLEKLHISVYELGTYNNHEPLRPRKLLAHKQEIKKLLGRVKEKGFSIVPYRLYLNERGKVKLEIALARGKKSFDKRDSLKQKDLKRDMDRNLKYG from the coding sequence ATGGAATTCAAGAATAAAATAGAAATTGTCAACCGCAAAGCGCGGCATTTATATGAATTTGTGTACACCCTAGAAGTGGGGATTGTATTGCAAGGGACCGAAATTAAGTCTATTCGTCAGGGCAAAGTCAATATGGGCGATGCTTTTTGTCGGGTAGTGGCGGGAGAGCTTTTGCTGGAGAAGCTGCATATTTCGGTTTATGAACTAGGGACTTATAACAATCATGAGCCTTTGCGGCCGCGCAAGCTATTGGCCCACAAGCAAGAAATCAAGAAATTGCTGGGTCGAGTAAAGGAAAAAGGATTTTCTATTGTACCTTATCGCCTTTATTTAAATGAGCGGGGGAAGGTCAAACTGGAAATTGCCTTGGCCCGTGGTAAAAAGAGTTTTGATAAGCGCGACAGTCTGAAGCAAAAGGACCTCAAGCGCGATATGGACCGCAATTTAAAATATGGATAA
- a CDS encoding metal-dependent transcriptional regulator, protein MNELDLSITEENYLKAIYKLADLAPGPVSTNAIAQEVQISAASVSDMLRRLSEKELIVYEKYKGVRLNPTGKKQALALIRKHRLWETFLVEKLAFSWDEVHPLAEQLEHIRSTELVDRLDAFLGHPKVDPHGDPIPDAEGKFHVLDHIILAELEAGQKARIVGVKEDDADFLRYLEELGLQLGVELKLIKHFSFDESLLVQKEDGQQLQLSKKLGQHLFVRLC, encoded by the coding sequence ATGAATGAGCTAGATCTCTCCATCACAGAAGAAAATTATCTCAAGGCCATCTATAAACTGGCCGACCTAGCCCCTGGGCCTGTCTCTACCAATGCCATTGCCCAAGAAGTACAGATTTCTGCCGCCTCTGTTAGCGATATGCTCCGCCGCCTATCCGAAAAAGAATTGATCGTTTATGAAAAGTATAAAGGGGTGCGTCTCAACCCCACAGGCAAAAAACAAGCTTTGGCCCTGATTCGGAAACATAGACTTTGGGAGACCTTTTTGGTTGAAAAACTGGCCTTTAGCTGGGATGAGGTCCATCCACTAGCCGAACAATTAGAGCATATTCGCTCTACGGAATTGGTGGACCGCCTAGATGCTTTTTTGGGCCATCCCAAAGTAGATCCGCATGGCGACCCCATTCCAGATGCAGAAGGCAAATTTCATGTATTGGACCATATCATTTTGGCCGAATTGGAAGCGGGACAAAAAGCCCGCATCGTTGGCGTAAAAGAAGATGATGCCGATTTTCTCCGCTATTTAGAGGAATTGGGCCTGCAACTAGGCGTAGAACTAAAGCTCATTAAGCACTTTAGCTTTGATGAAAGCCTGTTGGTCCAGAAAGAAGATGGCCAACAACTACAACTCAGCAAAAAATTGGGACAACACCTTTTTGTTCGCCTTTGCTAA
- a CDS encoding GWxTD domain-containing protein: MTDNKVIDMRLSPLLFLLIFGLQACAPSHYSPFYKLEYQQYDQKMVLRADCIQKDQHFQLRWEHPKSEYILDVQVYPHHSSSQVLYNQVLDFEGVSIGQAQSIVLGDFKPGGQPLVLKLQIASPQKKLLGTQLFYLNGPDRQVAQEIYLEHSDGRPFLGSYAKAQDVLQLASAADSVQVFCIDFFPQSQAPALPPYSPNSNFFLGQEQKASDRFWVKKGQELRLSQEGLYWIRSSETASQGIYLNYFGEDFPKVNRVKDLILGSRYITKNIEYDKMKNAEQPKKALDEFWLSRSKKEEQLKRLIKSYYGRMEYANKSFSSYKEGWKTDRGIIYTIFGPPQLIRQTNKELHWYYGSGSGRYPVHFTFSAYEGQWILQRSGTHRSPWNAEVLNWRNARQ, from the coding sequence TTGACAGATAACAAAGTAATCGATATGCGCCTCTCCCCTCTTCTTTTTCTCTTGATTTTTGGCTTGCAAGCTTGTGCCCCTAGCCATTACAGTCCCTTCTACAAACTAGAATATCAGCAGTATGATCAAAAGATGGTCCTACGAGCCGATTGTATCCAAAAAGATCAGCATTTTCAGCTGCGTTGGGAACACCCCAAAAGTGAATATATCCTTGATGTACAGGTTTATCCACATCATTCTAGCTCGCAGGTTCTCTATAATCAGGTCCTTGACTTTGAGGGGGTAAGTATTGGGCAAGCCCAAAGCATAGTGCTAGGCGATTTTAAACCTGGAGGCCAGCCCTTGGTCCTTAAGCTACAAATTGCCTCGCCCCAAAAAAAGTTGCTGGGCACTCAACTCTTTTATCTCAATGGCCCAGATCGACAAGTTGCCCAAGAGATTTATTTGGAACATAGCGATGGCCGCCCCTTTTTGGGCAGCTATGCCAAGGCCCAAGATGTTTTGCAGTTGGCCAGCGCTGCCGATTCCGTTCAAGTTTTTTGCATTGATTTTTTTCCACAATCTCAAGCTCCTGCCCTACCTCCATATAGTCCAAATAGCAACTTTTTCTTGGGCCAAGAACAAAAAGCAAGCGACCGCTTTTGGGTCAAAAAAGGCCAAGAGCTTCGCCTCAGCCAAGAGGGCCTTTATTGGATTCGGAGCAGCGAAACCGCCAGCCAAGGCATCTATCTCAACTATTTTGGCGAGGATTTCCCCAAGGTCAATCGCGTCAAAGACCTTATTTTAGGCAGCCGCTATATCACCAAAAATATAGAATATGACAAAATGAAAAATGCCGAGCAGCCCAAAAAGGCCCTAGATGAGTTTTGGCTAAGCCGAAGCAAAAAAGAAGAACAGCTAAAACGCCTAATCAAAAGCTATTATGGCCGTATGGAATATGCCAACAAAAGCTTTAGCAGCTATAAAGAAGGCTGGAAAACGGATAGAGGAATAATTTATACTATCTTTGGGCCGCCACAACTTATTCGGCAAACCAATAAGGAATTGCACTGGTATTATGGCAGCGGCAGCGGCCGATACCCCGTTCATTTTACCTTTAGCGCCTATGAAGGCCAATGGATTCTCCAACGCTCTGGAACCCATCGCAGCCCTTGGAATGCCGAAGTGCTCAACTGGCGAAATGCCAGACAATAG
- a CDS encoding YbaK/EbsC family protein, with protein sequence MKKTNAMRLLAAAKIPYKSILYQYDSENLDVAKIAEENGLVLAQIYKSLVLEGSNKQLLMALVPGDRQLDLKLLKKSLGIKQLDLLAQDKLQAKTGYIRGGCSPLGLKQPIPIYMDQRALDLPQFAINAGKRGILLELSPLALQELLAIEVLPLSKA encoded by the coding sequence ATGAAAAAGACCAATGCTATGCGGCTATTAGCTGCAGCAAAAATTCCCTACAAAAGTATTTTGTATCAGTACGATAGCGAAAACCTAGATGTGGCCAAAATTGCCGAAGAAAATGGCTTAGTGCTGGCCCAGATTTACAAAAGTTTGGTTTTAGAGGGCAGTAATAAACAGTTATTGATGGCCTTGGTGCCTGGCGATCGGCAGCTAGACCTCAAACTGCTTAAAAAAAGTTTGGGCATTAAGCAGCTGGACCTTTTAGCACAAGATAAGCTACAAGCTAAAACAGGTTATATTCGTGGAGGTTGTAGCCCTTTGGGCCTCAAGCAACCTATTCCCATTTATATGGACCAAAGAGCGCTAGATTTGCCTCAGTTTGCCATAAACGCAGGAAAAAGAGGCATTTTGCTAGAACTTTCTCCCTTGGCTCTTCAAGAACTTTTAGCAATAGAAGTGCTCCCGCTTTCTAAAGCTTAA
- the tatC gene encoding twin-arginine translocase subunit TatC: protein MALLSFIKRRAQRQQEQDGEGAEMSFVEHLDELRMHLIRAVIGVIAAAIVMFFATELVFKYVIFGPLDPDFITYKLFCGISEQLGTKALCYTPVNPELQTFDMGEAFLLHIKVCLIGGLIVSFPYVLYEFWKFVRPGLYTTEVSATRGVVGMGSLLFLLGVAFGYFILSPFAINFLVGYQLPMVNEGQSIIKAKSFVNYMIMFTLPAGLIFELPIIVYYLARMGIVTSAGMRQYRRHSIVGILLLSAMITPPDVMTQIIVSIPVYILYELSINIAKKQEKIRKDELGMLEDQA, encoded by the coding sequence ATGGCCTTACTTTCCTTCATCAAACGACGGGCCCAGCGCCAACAAGAACAAGATGGCGAAGGGGCCGAAATGAGTTTTGTCGAGCATCTCGATGAGCTCCGTATGCACTTAATCCGTGCTGTTATTGGGGTCATTGCTGCAGCAATCGTCATGTTTTTTGCCACGGAGCTGGTCTTTAAATATGTGATTTTTGGACCACTAGATCCTGATTTTATTACCTACAAGCTATTTTGTGGCATATCGGAACAACTAGGTACCAAAGCACTTTGCTACACCCCCGTCAATCCAGAGCTGCAAACCTTTGATATGGGCGAGGCTTTTTTGCTGCACATCAAAGTTTGTTTAATTGGGGGATTGATTGTCTCTTTTCCCTATGTACTTTATGAGTTCTGGAAATTTGTTCGTCCAGGACTTTATACGACCGAAGTAAGCGCCACTCGCGGCGTAGTGGGTATGGGTAGCCTACTCTTTTTGCTCGGTGTAGCTTTTGGTTACTTCATTTTATCGCCTTTTGCGATTAACTTTTTGGTGGGCTATCAGCTGCCTATGGTCAATGAGGGCCAAAGTATTATTAAGGCCAAATCTTTTGTGAACTACATGATTATGTTCACTTTGCCTGCAGGCCTTATTTTCGAGCTGCCTATTATTGTGTATTATTTGGCTCGTATGGGTATTGTTACCTCAGCGGGTATGCGGCAATATCGTCGGCACTCGATTGTGGGGATTCTCTTGCTTTCGGCTATGATTACCCCTCCCGATGTGATGACGCAAATTATAGTTTCTATTCCCGTCTATATTCTCTATGAACTAAGCATTAACATTGCGAAAAAACAAGAGAAAATACGAAAGGATGAATTGGGTATGCTTGAAGATCAAGCATAA
- a CDS encoding OmpA family protein: protein MKYNFTLLFLLLLGSLQAQVLQNVVRNPSFEQYRQQYPKDLGQISLSTYWGGANLAGADYYHERSEATNVSVPRNKMGRTKAKTGRGYAGVYAFTSRYSKRDYREYVQVKLKHPLKRGETYCIKAQVYLAEASNRALGAFGAGASRFPMEQDDEAVLQNVKFTYLFNQDRSPLDQRQWVEVQGDYVAEGGENFLILGNFQDDRSTKVTGAIEVDSFRNPHVDFAYYFIDDVCLTSQKTNFNCNCGSFEMLNTQRREKIVLDVRLNRKEYQLNQVDILEHVQFEEGNALFLEGAKEELDNLAKILEMNPTYEIEISGHTSNKGDPRENHFLSKKRAKAVYDYLVASGVHRSRLKYRGYGQARPIALNDSSAGRAKNERIQIKLLKK, encoded by the coding sequence ATGAAATACAATTTTACGCTCTTGTTTTTACTTCTTTTGGGCAGTTTGCAGGCGCAGGTTTTGCAAAATGTGGTACGCAATCCCAGTTTTGAGCAGTACCGACAACAGTATCCTAAAGATTTGGGGCAGATCAGTTTATCTACTTATTGGGGTGGGGCCAATTTGGCCGGGGCCGACTATTATCACGAGCGCTCGGAGGCGACCAATGTTTCTGTTCCCCGCAATAAAATGGGCCGAACCAAGGCCAAAACGGGCCGAGGTTATGCGGGCGTTTATGCCTTTACCAGCCGATATAGTAAAAGAGATTATCGAGAGTATGTGCAGGTCAAGCTCAAGCATCCGCTCAAGCGGGGTGAGACCTATTGCATCAAGGCACAGGTTTATTTGGCCGAGGCCTCTAATCGGGCTTTGGGTGCTTTTGGGGCTGGGGCCAGTCGTTTTCCGATGGAGCAAGATGATGAGGCCGTTTTGCAGAATGTAAAATTCACTTATTTATTCAATCAGGACCGTTCGCCTTTGGACCAGCGGCAGTGGGTAGAAGTGCAGGGCGATTATGTAGCTGAGGGGGGCGAAAACTTTCTCATTTTGGGGAATTTTCAGGACGATCGTTCGACCAAAGTGACAGGAGCGATAGAAGTCGATTCTTTTCGCAATCCGCATGTAGATTTTGCCTACTACTTTATTGATGATGTCTGTTTGACCAGTCAGAAGACCAACTTCAATTGCAATTGTGGAAGTTTTGAGATGCTCAATACGCAGCGGAGAGAAAAAATTGTCTTAGATGTTCGTTTGAACCGCAAAGAATACCAGCTCAATCAGGTAGACATTTTGGAGCATGTTCAATTTGAGGAAGGCAATGCATTATTTTTGGAGGGGGCCAAAGAAGAGCTAGACAATTTGGCCAAGATCTTAGAGATGAACCCTACTTATGAGATTGAAATCTCTGGACATACCAGTAATAAAGGGGATCCCAGAGAAAATCACTTCTTATCGAAGAAGAGGGCCAAGGCCGTATATGATTATTTGGTAGCCTCTGGCGTGCACCGTAGTCGCTTAAAATATCGGGGTTATGGTCAAGCCAGGCCCATCGCCTTAAATGATAGCTCGGCGGGTCGGGCGAAAAATGAGCGCATTCAAATTAAGCTGCTGAAAAAGTAG
- a CDS encoding potassium channel family protein, translating into MLTNKFKVRRNKNKTRSTSQQHYQRVSKYLRNIALAAGLLILTVLIGVVGFMFIDNYSLSDAFYMTIITLSTVGYGEIQPLSFNGRLFTSFIIIFNIGIFAYAISVLSSFIIEGDLRKFMKDYRMYQKIQSLHNHTIICGFGRHGREISQELTKNKLPYVIIESDEEKVEELRKGGYAFIEGDAAMDQTLLDAGIEHAMSIVVTFGDDALNVYTVLTARELNKLVRVIARASNHAVERKLLRAGADYAVLSEVIGGFYMATLIYQPRMVEFLNLLSNLGNDVSMSFKEVDYKDLRPEFKDKQIRDLNLRSQTGVNIIGARLANGKYIINPGPETAIVKGMSLVILGDEQQVNTFEQVVMHPNHRPLA; encoded by the coding sequence ATGCTCACCAATAAATTTAAGGTTAGAAGAAATAAGAATAAAACCCGCTCTACCTCGCAGCAGCACTATCAGCGAGTGAGCAAATACCTGCGCAATATTGCTTTGGCGGCGGGCTTGCTCATTTTGACTGTACTCATTGGAGTCGTTGGGTTTATGTTTATTGATAACTATAGCCTTTCGGATGCGTTTTACATGACCATCATCACCTTGTCTACGGTGGGTTATGGCGAAATTCAGCCGCTTTCTTTTAATGGGCGCTTGTTCACCTCTTTCATTATTATTTTCAATATTGGAATTTTTGCTTATGCCATTTCGGTCCTTTCCTCTTTTATTATTGAGGGAGATTTGCGAAAATTCATGAAAGACTATCGCATGTATCAGAAAATACAATCCTTGCATAACCACACCATTATTTGTGGATTTGGGCGACATGGTCGGGAGATTTCTCAAGAATTGACCAAAAACAAACTGCCCTATGTCATTATTGAGAGTGACGAAGAGAAGGTAGAGGAGTTGCGCAAGGGCGGTTATGCCTTTATTGAGGGGGATGCGGCTATGGACCAAACCCTCTTGGATGCAGGCATTGAGCATGCCATGTCTATTGTGGTCACTTTTGGCGATGATGCCTTGAATGTCTATACTGTTTTGACGGCCCGAGAGCTGAATAAATTGGTCCGTGTAATTGCTCGCGCTTCCAACCATGCTGTAGAGCGCAAGCTCTTGCGGGCGGGGGCCGATTATGCCGTCTTATCAGAGGTGATTGGGGGCTTTTATATGGCTACCCTCATCTATCAACCTCGAATGGTGGAGTTTCTCAATCTTTTGTCCAATTTGGGCAATGATGTCTCCATGAGCTTTAAGGAGGTGGATTATAAAGATTTGCGGCCAGAGTTTAAAGACAAGCAGATTCGGGACCTCAATCTGCGCTCACAAACGGGGGTCAATATCATTGGGGCTCGTTTGGCCAATGGCAAATACATCATCAACCCTGGACCAGAAACGGCCATTGTCAAGGGAATGAGTCTGGTCATTTTGGGCGATGAGCAGCAAGTCAACACCTTTGAGCAGGTGGTCATGCACCCTAACCACCGTCCTCTTGCGTAG
- a CDS encoding 3-hydroxyacyl-CoA dehydrogenase family protein, producing the protein MKNVVVIGAGTMGNGIAHVFAMQGYQVQLVDVSEQALSKAMATIEKNLDRMLRKEKIDEAGHAATLANITPGTALDKAAANADLIVEAATENVDLKLKIFKQMDEVAPEGCILATNTSSISITKIAAVTSRPELVIGMHFMNPVPVMKLVEVIRGYATSDETLNTIMELSKNLKKVPVEVNDYPGFIANRILMPMINEAIYSLYESVAGVEEIDTVMKLGMAHPMGPLQLADFIGLDVCLSILNVLYDGFGQDKYAPCPLLVNMVTAGKLGAKSGEGFYRYTPGSKDKEVAPFFKK; encoded by the coding sequence ATGAAAAATGTTGTTGTGATAGGTGCGGGAACCATGGGAAATGGGATTGCCCACGTTTTTGCCATGCAAGGCTATCAGGTCCAATTGGTAGATGTGTCTGAGCAGGCGCTCAGCAAGGCGATGGCGACCATTGAAAAGAACTTGGACCGCATGCTACGCAAAGAGAAAATTGATGAGGCTGGACATGCTGCTACTTTGGCGAATATTACGCCTGGCACAGCCCTAGATAAAGCCGCAGCTAATGCTGACTTAATTGTAGAGGCCGCTACCGAAAACGTAGACCTCAAGCTCAAGATTTTCAAGCAGATGGATGAGGTTGCGCCTGAGGGCTGTATCTTGGCCACCAATACTTCTTCTATTTCTATCACCAAAATTGCGGCCGTCACGAGCCGTCCCGAATTGGTGATTGGCATGCACTTCATGAACCCTGTACCCGTCATGAAATTGGTAGAGGTTATTCGAGGATATGCCACTTCTGATGAGACCCTAAATACCATCATGGAGCTCTCTAAAAACCTCAAGAAGGTTCCTGTAGAGGTCAATGACTACCCAGGCTTTATTGCCAACCGCATCTTGATGCCCATGATTAACGAAGCCATTTATAGCCTTTATGAGTCGGTAGCTGGCGTAGAAGAAATTGATACCGTCATGAAATTGGGTATGGCCCATCCGATGGGGCCCTTGCAATTGGCGGATTTCATTGGTTTAGATGTCTGTTTGTCGATTCTCAACGTATTATATGATGGATTTGGGCAAGACAAATATGCTCCTTGTCCCTTGCTAGTCAATATGGTGACTGCAGGTAAACTTGGCGCCAAATCAGGCGAAGGATTTTACCGCTACACCCCTGGCAGCAAAGACAAAGAAGTGGCCCCCTTCTTTAAGAAATAG